From Thamnophis elegans isolate rThaEle1 chromosome 12, rThaEle1.pri, whole genome shotgun sequence, one genomic window encodes:
- the LOC116515599 gene encoding IgGFc-binding protein-like, with the protein MTYKAGEEFWGDEDCQSHCKCDAKLGKAVCQKSSCKGKTKCSMVNGVRGCHAVSYKTCIGTGDPHYTTFDGKKYDFMGTCIYQMAGLCSQDPSLTPFLVTVENNHRGNKAVSFTKVVTLEIYNFTISMSQEFPKKIQVNGIFVELPFSYENKLSIYQSGVHGFIKTDFDLRVSFDWYSYARVIVPDSYANALCGLCGNANEDQTDDFLMKDGTQAEDEIQFANSWKVEDIPGCSSGCTKNCPVCSDADKQTYQGPSYCGILTRKSGPFRQCHDAIDPQSYLDDCVYDTCAYQGHHEALCIAISSYVTACQAQGMTCPPNTHYELCGSGCPATCKSLISPQKCDVPCLEGCFCDSGSIRSGDQCVSNANCGCFDQGRYYELGEEFYPTTSCEKKCICKDNATIECQKFSCGEYEVCKIVKGVQGCHPIGYGKAIVLGEPHFISFDGRHFEHYGSCTYTIAQVCQHNPQLQNFTLWVENEKLGDGPLILIRNLKLFIHGSTITLQRGLKWQATVDGQLYTLPMNAADGKFWITQEGNNIIISTTFGLTVLYDTSSYIQVSVPSTYVDRMCGLAGNFNGDPKDDIMLPNGKLTENVEEFVASWKVPVNGVICSDGCGDRCPICNKAQKTKYEAENFCGMIPSKTVFKPM; encoded by the exons ATGACCTATAAGGCAGGGGAAGAGTTCTGGGGAGATGAAGACTGCCAGAGTCATTGCAAGTGTGATGCCAAATTAGGCAAGGCTGTATGCCAAAAGTCTTCTTGCAAGGGCAAGACAAAATGCAGCATGGTCAATGGTGTCCGGGGATGCCATGCTGTCAGTTACAAGACCTGCATAGGAACCGGAGACCCTCACTATACAACCTTCGATGGGAAGAAATACGATTTCATGGGAACCTGCATTTACCAAATGGCTGGGCTCTGCTCCCAGGATCCTTCTCTGACCCCATTTTTGGTCACCGTGGAGAATAACCACCGAGGCAACAAGGCAGTGTCCTTCACTAAAGTGGTGACCCTGGAAATCTACAACTTTACCATCAGTATGAGCCAAGAGTTTCCCAAAAAGATCCAG GTCAATGGCATCTTTGTGGAACTGCCCTTTTCCTATGAAAATAAACTGAGCATCTATCAGAGTGGAGTTCACGGCTTCATCAAGACTGACTTTGATCTGCGTGTCAGCTTTGACTGGTACAGCTATGCCAGGGTCATCGTTCCCGACTCTTACGCCAATGCACTCTGTGGCCTTTGTGGTAATGCCAATGAAGATCAAACTGATGACTTTCTCATGAAAGATGGAACCCAAGCAGAGGATGAAATTCAATTTGCAAACAGCTGGAAGGTGGAAGATAttcctggctgctcttctggatGCACCAAAAATTGCCCAGTGTGCAGTGATGCTGATAAACAAACCTACCAAGGTCCATCCTACTGTGGGATTCTTACAAGAAAGAGTGGGCCTTTCAGGCAATGCCATGATGCCATTGATCCTCAGTCTTATCTTGATGATTGTGTCTATGATACCTGCGCATATCAAGGTCACCATGAGGCCCTCTGTATTGCCATCAGCTCCTACGTGACAGCATGTCAAGCTCAAG GTATGACTTGCCCACCTAACACCCACTATGAGCTCTGTGGTAGTGGTTGTCCAGCCACATGCAAGAGCCTCATCTCACCGCAGAAGTGTGATGTTCCATGCCTGGAAGGATGTTTTTGTGACTCTGGATCTATCCGCAGTGGGGATCAGTGTGTTTCAAATGCAAACTGTGGCTGTTTTGACCAAGGCCGATACTACGAACTGGGAGAAGAGTTTTATCCCACCACTTCCTGTGAGAAAAAGTGCATCTGCAAGGATAACGCAACCATAGAATGTCAAAAGTTCTCTTGTGGAGAATATGAGGTTTGCAAGATTGTAAAAGGCGTTCAAGGCTGCCACCCCATAGGCTATGGAAAGGCCATTGTATTGGGGGAacctcatttcatttcctttgatGGAAGGCATTTTGAACACTACGGCTCCTGTACTTACACCATAGCTCAAGTCTGCCAGCACAATCCTCAGCTCCAGAATTTCACTCTGTGGGTAGAGAATGAGAAGCTTGGTGATGGTCCTTTAATTCTAATCCGGAATCTGAAGCTCTTCATTCATGGTTCCACAATCACCCTTCAGAGGGGACTAAAGTGGCAGGCCACG GTGGATGGACAGTTGTATACCCTGCCAATGAATGCAGCTGATGGGAAATTCTGGATCACCCAAGAAGGGAACAACATCATTATTTCTACAACCTTTGGCCTCACAGTCCTATATGATACTTCTTCATATATTCAGGTTTCTGTGCCCAGTACTTACGTAGATCGTATGTGTGGCCTAGCTGGAAACTTCAATGGGGATCCAAAGGATGACATCATGCTACCTAATGGAAAACTCACTGAAAATGTGGAAGAATTTGTGGCTTCTTGGAAGGTCCCAGTGAATGGTGTAATTTGTTCTGATGGCTGTGGGGACAGATGTCCCATCTGCAACAAAGCCCAGAAAACAAAATATGAAGCTGAGAACTTCTGTGGAATGATCCCATCCAAGACAG TCTTCAAGCCTATGTAG